The following coding sequences are from one Oryzisolibacter sp. LB2S window:
- a CDS encoding TIGR03013 family XrtA/PEP-CTERM system glycosyltransferase produces the protein MIKIFNHYFRQRVVLQSMLYVALLVGAFVAAMIWQAGRGLFNGEAISLGLIRGGLIAVGILGVNHALGIYDWAANLTVGQVRARAVLSFVLSIAVAVAILMLLPLDPPYHNDQVLLVLLLMVAAMLVLRLLGSDLLPASYKRRRVLIYGTGSRALIAGQSLMENDPSIELVGYFRGPQEKDPVAARVNVVSEGKTLTEVVAEFDVNEIVVAVTERRGGSMPLRELLDCKLRGIQVIDLATHFEQLLGQIHLEAVSAGWLIFGDGFRQGFLRSAIKRTFDIVGSGVLLLVAAPIMLLTALAIVIESGMPIFYRQERVGLNGRSFNVIKFRSMRQDAEKDGTPRWAGSGDTRVTRVGRFIRKTRIDELPQLLCVLKGDMSLVGPRPERPYFVESLTRDIPYYALRHGIKPGLTGWAQVRYHYGASVKDAEQKLQYDLYYVKNNSWFLDLIVLFETVGVVLTGKGAQ, from the coding sequence ATGATAAAGATATTCAATCACTATTTTCGGCAGAGGGTTGTGCTGCAATCCATGCTGTATGTTGCTCTGCTCGTGGGTGCTTTTGTTGCGGCGATGATCTGGCAGGCGGGAAGGGGTTTATTCAATGGCGAGGCCATCTCCCTGGGGTTGATTCGTGGTGGTTTGATCGCTGTTGGTATATTGGGTGTCAATCACGCGCTGGGGATCTATGATTGGGCAGCCAACCTCACCGTCGGTCAGGTGCGGGCCCGTGCGGTCTTGTCTTTTGTGCTTTCCATCGCAGTTGCTGTTGCGATTTTGATGCTGTTGCCGTTGGATCCACCTTATCACAACGACCAAGTCTTATTGGTGTTGTTGCTGATGGTCGCGGCCATGTTGGTTTTGCGTTTGCTGGGCAGTGACCTCTTGCCCGCTTCTTATAAGCGACGCCGTGTTTTGATCTATGGAACTGGGTCGCGTGCACTTATTGCGGGGCAGTCGTTGATGGAGAATGATCCCAGCATTGAGTTGGTGGGATATTTTCGTGGGCCTCAGGAGAAAGATCCTGTGGCAGCAAGGGTGAATGTCGTTTCTGAGGGCAAAACGCTGACCGAGGTGGTTGCTGAGTTTGATGTCAATGAGATAGTGGTTGCGGTGACTGAGCGGCGTGGTGGAAGCATGCCCCTGCGTGAATTGCTTGATTGCAAGTTGCGTGGTATTCAAGTCATTGATTTGGCGACTCATTTTGAACAATTGCTCGGTCAGATCCACCTTGAGGCCGTGTCTGCGGGTTGGTTGATTTTTGGTGATGGATTCCGGCAGGGCTTTTTGCGCTCCGCAATAAAGCGCACATTCGATATTGTCGGCTCCGGGGTGCTGCTGTTGGTTGCGGCGCCGATCATGTTGTTGACCGCACTCGCTATAGTTATTGAGAGTGGCATGCCGATTTTCTATCGTCAGGAACGAGTTGGGTTGAATGGTCGCAGCTTCAATGTCATAAAGTTTCGCAGCATGCGGCAGGATGCCGAGAAGGACGGCACACCCCGATGGGCGGGAAGTGGCGACACCAGGGTGACCAGGGTTGGTCGATTCATACGGAAGACGCGCATAGACGAGCTTCCGCAGTTGTTGTGTGTGCTCAAGGGGGATATGAGCCTGGTGGGACCGCGGCCAGAGCGCCCTTATTTTGTGGAGAGCCTGACACGTGATATTCCGTACTATGCCTTGCGCCATGGCATAAAGCCGGGGCTGACAGGGTGGGCACAGGTGCGCTATCACTACGGCGCATCTGTCAAGGATGCCGAGCAGAAGCTCCAGTACGATTTGTACTATGTGAAGAACAATTCTTGGTTTCTCGATCTCATCGTCTTGTTTGAGACCGTGGGGGTTGTTCTTACCGGCAAGGGTGCTCAGTAG
- the pstS gene encoding phosphate ABC transporter substrate-binding protein PstS — MPVWRLVGAWLVTFGLGAQAQPVTGAGSSAAAPIYHSWAQAYAQATGMAVEYEAVGSSQGLERIRAGAVSFGASDVALTPKELQTQGLVTFPVAVTGIVPVFHLPGVETGRLRLNGEVLSQIFLGRITHWNAPAIAALNPGLALPEAPIGVVVRSDGSGTTYNLADYLSKVSPAWRTQYGRATRLAWPAHFVGVKGSAAMARTVRDTPYAIGYVDYGYVQPHHLSSAQMQNAAGQFLAPSVQGFRRALLQSSWMQDGSYAQTLTDLPGPGVWPITMGTFVVLPQVSTQPARTLAALEFFTWAFVNGDTLVQKSAFVRLPDQVQAVAFKVMTSVRGTGGAPLGLRMLGHGPTPQELAQR, encoded by the coding sequence ATGCCCGTTTGGCGGCTGGTGGGTGCGTGGTTGGTGACATTCGGGCTGGGGGCACAGGCTCAGCCCGTGACGGGGGCGGGTTCTTCCGCTGCCGCGCCGATCTACCACAGCTGGGCCCAGGCCTACGCTCAGGCAACGGGCATGGCGGTGGAATACGAGGCCGTAGGGTCTTCGCAGGGGCTGGAGAGAATTCGCGCCGGCGCCGTCAGCTTTGGCGCCTCGGACGTGGCCCTGACGCCGAAGGAGCTGCAGACCCAGGGCTTGGTCACCTTCCCGGTGGCCGTCACCGGCATCGTGCCCGTGTTCCACCTGCCAGGTGTGGAGACGGGGCGCCTGCGCCTCAATGGCGAGGTGCTCAGCCAGATTTTCCTGGGCAGGATCACCCACTGGAATGCGCCGGCCATTGCTGCACTCAACCCCGGGCTGGCACTGCCCGAGGCGCCCATTGGCGTGGTGGTGCGCTCCGACGGCTCGGGCACGACGTACAACTTGGCCGACTATCTGAGCAAGGTCTCACCCGCCTGGCGCACCCAATACGGCCGGGCCACCCGCCTGGCCTGGCCAGCGCATTTCGTGGGCGTCAAGGGCAGCGCCGCCATGGCGCGCACCGTGCGCGATACGCCCTATGCCATCGGCTACGTCGACTATGGCTACGTCCAGCCCCATCACCTGAGCAGCGCCCAGATGCAGAACGCTGCCGGGCAATTCCTGGCGCCTTCGGTACAGGGCTTTCGCCGTGCCTTGCTGCAAAGCAGCTGGATGCAGGATGGCAGCTACGCCCAAACGCTGACCGATCTGCCAGGCCCGGGCGTATGGCCCATCACCATGGGCACATTCGTCGTGCTTCCGCAGGTGAGCACCCAGCCCGCCCGAACGCTGGCGGCGCTGGAGTTCTTCACCTGGGCATTCGTCAACGGCGACACCCTGGTGCAGAAAAGCGCCTTTGTGCGCCTGCCCGACCAGGTGCAGGCGGTGGCCTTCAAGGTCATGACCTCGGTGCGTGGCACCGGCGGCGCCCCCTTGGGGCTGCGCATGCTCGGCCACGGCCCCACGCCGCAGGAACTGGCCCAGCGCTGA
- the serS gene encoding serine--tRNA ligase — protein sequence MLDILLLRKDLASAVARLESRKKPQAFLNVEAFQALESERKTLQTRTEELQSQRNQLSKQIGQLMGKGEKDAAEAAKAQVAAFKAELEQSAARLDQIQAELQAMLAAVPNLPHESVPVGADETGNVEVRRWGSPKAFDFEVRDHVDLGAPLGLDFDLGTKLSGSRFTVMKGPVARLHRALAQFMLDVQTGEHGYTECYVPYIVNSDSLKGTGQLPKFEADLFAAQKGGQDAEPVPDNAQLYLIPTSEVPLTNIVRDEVLAESALPIRLTAHSPCFRSEAGSYGRDTRGMIRQHQFDKVEMVQIVHPDKSYEALEEMTAHAEAILQKLGLPYRVVCLCTGDMGFGSAKTYDLEVWLPAQGTYREISSVSNCEAFQARRMQARFKNAQGKNELVHTLNGSGLAVGRTLVAVLENYQNADGSITVPEVLRPYMGGVSVLRAHAA from the coding sequence ATGCTAGACATCCTCCTCCTTCGCAAAGACCTTGCATCGGCCGTCGCCCGGCTCGAATCGCGCAAGAAGCCCCAGGCCTTCCTGAACGTGGAGGCCTTCCAGGCCCTGGAATCCGAGCGCAAGACGCTGCAGACCCGCACCGAGGAGCTGCAGTCTCAGCGCAACCAGCTGTCCAAGCAGATCGGCCAGCTCATGGGCAAGGGCGAGAAGGACGCCGCCGAGGCCGCCAAGGCCCAGGTGGCCGCGTTCAAGGCGGAGCTGGAGCAGTCCGCGGCCCGCCTCGACCAGATCCAGGCCGAGCTGCAGGCCATGCTCGCGGCCGTGCCCAATCTGCCGCACGAGAGCGTGCCCGTGGGGGCCGACGAGACCGGCAACGTGGAGGTGCGCCGCTGGGGCAGCCCCAAGGCCTTCGACTTCGAGGTCAGGGACCATGTCGATCTCGGTGCCCCGCTGGGCCTGGACTTCGATCTGGGCACCAAGCTCTCGGGCTCGCGCTTCACGGTCATGAAGGGGCCGGTGGCGCGCCTGCACCGGGCGCTCGCGCAGTTCATGCTCGATGTGCAGACCGGCGAGCATGGCTACACCGAGTGCTATGTGCCCTACATCGTCAACTCCGACAGCCTCAAGGGCACGGGCCAGCTGCCCAAGTTCGAGGCCGACCTGTTCGCCGCCCAAAAGGGTGGCCAGGACGCGGAGCCCGTGCCGGACAACGCCCAGCTCTACCTCATCCCCACGAGCGAGGTGCCCCTCACCAACATCGTGCGTGACGAGGTGCTGGCCGAGAGCGCACTGCCGATCCGGCTCACGGCGCATTCGCCATGCTTTCGCTCCGAGGCAGGCAGCTACGGCCGCGACACGCGCGGCATGATCCGCCAGCACCAGTTCGACAAGGTCGAGATGGTGCAGATCGTGCACCCCGACAAGAGCTATGAGGCGCTCGAGGAGATGACCGCTCATGCCGAGGCCATCCTGCAGAAGCTGGGCCTGCCCTACCGCGTGGTCTGTCTGTGCACGGGCGACATGGGCTTTGGCAGCGCCAAGACCTACGACCTCGAGGTCTGGCTGCCTGCGCAGGGCACGTACCGCGAGATCAGCTCGGTGAGCAACTGCGAGGCCTTCCAGGCGCGCCGCATGCAGGCGCGCTTCAAGAACGCCCAGGGCAAGAACGAACTGGTGCACACGCTGAACGGATCGGGCCTGGCCGTGGGTCGCACGCTGGTGGCGGTACTGGAGAACTACCAGAACGCCGATGGCAGCATCACCGTGCCCGAGGTGCTGCGCCCCTATATGGGGGGTGTGAGCGTGCTGCGCGCACACGCGGCGTAG
- a CDS encoding CBS domain-containing protein, translating into MFFVFGPSGQIYRGGPAKLAQLAPVQRVQRPQGLRARAMDPDGTSGTPGARPAQTAQQQRLQEAAAAYVQTEQGPRPPRQPVLRVADMMTMGAVTVPPDMPAHEAWLMLREQRVAQAPVVNTEGQVVGLLLRADLAPDDLLPQPAAVPLAIARARRAVAEVMVSPVPTVAADTELRRVAPVLLDTGLPGLPVTDEHGLLVGFVTRTDILRAVVADPPLDLWS; encoded by the coding sequence ATGTTCTTCGTGTTTGGCCCGTCGGGGCAGATCTACCGCGGCGGCCCGGCCAAGCTCGCACAGCTCGCGCCCGTGCAGCGCGTTCAGCGCCCCCAGGGGCTGCGCGCGCGCGCCATGGACCCCGATGGCACGAGCGGCACGCCCGGCGCCAGACCCGCGCAGACGGCGCAGCAACAGCGGCTGCAGGAGGCCGCGGCCGCCTATGTGCAGACCGAACAGGGGCCCAGACCACCGCGCCAGCCCGTACTGCGCGTGGCCGACATGATGACCATGGGTGCGGTGACGGTGCCGCCCGACATGCCCGCCCACGAGGCCTGGCTCATGCTGCGCGAGCAGCGCGTGGCCCAGGCGCCGGTCGTCAACACCGAGGGACAGGTGGTCGGCCTGCTGCTGCGTGCCGATCTGGCACCTGACGATCTGCTGCCCCAGCCCGCGGCCGTGCCGCTGGCGATTGCGCGGGCGCGCCGTGCGGTCGCCGAGGTCATGGTCAGCCCCGTGCCCACGGTGGCGGCCGACACCGAGCTGCGGCGCGTGGCCCCGGTGCTGCTGGACACCGGCCTGCCGGGCCTGCCCGTGACCGACGAGCACGGGCTGCTCGTGGGATTCGTGACGCGCACCGACATCCTGCGCGCGGTGGTGGCAGATCCACCACTCGATCTGTGGAGCTGA
- a CDS encoding hemolysin family protein, with translation MEIAILFALILLNGAFAMSELALVSARKTRLQKLIDEGDSGAIAAAKLGEDPTRFLSTIQIGITSIGVLNGIVGESALAKPLGEWLIGLGMQAQYASYIATGLVVVLITYFSIVVGELVPKRLGQSHPEALARVVARPINWLALATKPFVRLLSISTEGLLRALGVRQQQGSAVTEDEIHAVLAEGTSAGVIESHEHQMVRNVFRLDDRQIGSLMVPRADVVCLDVQDAFEDNLRRIDESDHARFPVVRGGMEDIVGVLSARKWLSRAARDAAARDLATQPLQAPLYVPETINARELLDNFRQSDMHMAFVIDEYGEVQGIVTLQDLVEAITGEFQSPDPDDSWAVQREDGSWLLDGHIPVPELKDRLQLATVPQEDRGRYQTLSGMMMLLTGKLPSVTDTVQWESWRFEVIDMDGKTIDKVLATRLPEVELHLGDQGVSGD, from the coding sequence ATGGAAATAGCAATACTGTTCGCCCTCATCCTGCTCAATGGCGCCTTCGCCATGTCCGAGCTGGCTCTGGTCTCCGCGCGCAAGACGCGCCTGCAGAAGCTGATCGATGAGGGCGATAGCGGGGCCATCGCCGCCGCCAAGCTGGGCGAAGACCCGACGCGCTTTCTCTCCACCATCCAGATCGGCATCACCTCGATCGGTGTGCTCAACGGCATCGTGGGCGAGTCGGCCCTGGCCAAGCCCCTGGGCGAATGGCTCATCGGCCTGGGGATGCAGGCGCAGTACGCGAGCTACATCGCCACCGGTCTGGTGGTGGTGCTGATCACCTATTTCTCCATCGTCGTCGGCGAGCTCGTGCCCAAGCGTCTGGGGCAAAGCCACCCCGAGGCGCTGGCGCGCGTCGTGGCGCGCCCCATCAACTGGCTGGCGCTGGCCACCAAGCCCTTTGTGCGCCTGTTGTCGATCTCCACCGAGGGTCTGCTGCGCGCCCTGGGCGTGAGGCAGCAGCAGGGCAGTGCCGTGACCGAGGACGAGATCCACGCCGTGCTGGCCGAGGGCACGAGCGCCGGCGTGATCGAGTCGCACGAGCACCAGATGGTGCGCAACGTGTTCCGACTCGATGACCGGCAGATCGGCTCGCTCATGGTACCGCGCGCCGACGTGGTGTGCCTCGATGTGCAGGATGCCTTCGAGGACAACCTGCGTCGCATCGATGAATCGGACCATGCGCGCTTTCCCGTCGTGCGCGGCGGCATGGAGGACATCGTGGGCGTGCTCAGCGCGCGCAAGTGGCTCTCGCGCGCCGCACGCGACGCGGCCGCGCGCGACCTGGCCACGCAGCCCTTGCAGGCACCGCTGTACGTGCCCGAGACCATCAACGCGCGCGAGCTGCTGGACAACTTCCGCCAGTCGGACATGCACATGGCCTTCGTCATCGACGAGTATGGCGAGGTGCAGGGCATCGTCACGCTGCAGGATCTGGTCGAGGCCATCACTGGCGAGTTCCAGTCGCCCGACCCCGACGATTCCTGGGCCGTCCAGCGCGAGGATGGCAGCTGGCTGCTCGACGGCCATATTCCCGTGCCCGAGCTCAAGGACCGCCTGCAGCTGGCCACCGTGCCGCAGGAGGATCGCGGGCGCTACCAGACCCTGAGCGGCATGATGATGCTGCTCACCGGCAAGCTGCCCAGCGTCACCGACACCGTGCAGTGGGAGAGCTGGCGCTTCGAGGTCATCGACATGGACGGCAAGACCATAGACAAGGTGCTGGCCACACGCCTGCCCGAGGTCGAGCTGCACCTGGGCGATCAGGGCGTGAGCGGGGATTGA
- the ispH gene encoding 4-hydroxy-3-methylbut-2-enyl diphosphate reductase, with amino-acid sequence MQKPQEIVLAEPRGFCAGVDRAIEIVERALKKFGRPIYVRHEIVHNTYVVNDLKAKGAIFIEDLAEVPPGATLIFSAHGVSRAVQDEARARGFSIFDATCPLVTKVHVEVAKLAKEGYEFIMIGHKGHPEVEGTMGQLDHGIHLVEDVADVARVQPAQTEKLAVVTQTTLSVDDAAEITAAVRARFPSIREPKQQDICYATQNRQDAVKLLSPQVDLVVVVGSPTSSNSNRLRELAERLGTPAYMVDSADELRAEWFDNIARVGLTAGASAPEVLVQAVIARIKELGAVSVRKMSGIEETLKFPLPKGLKLDPTTGGPVAGETA; translated from the coding sequence ATGCAGAAACCGCAGGAAATCGTCCTGGCCGAGCCGCGCGGCTTCTGCGCGGGAGTGGACCGGGCCATAGAGATCGTCGAGCGTGCGCTGAAAAAATTTGGCCGCCCGATCTACGTGCGCCACGAGATCGTGCACAACACCTATGTGGTCAACGACCTCAAGGCCAAGGGCGCGATCTTCATCGAGGACCTGGCCGAGGTGCCGCCCGGCGCCACGCTGATCTTCAGCGCCCATGGCGTGAGCCGCGCCGTGCAGGACGAGGCGCGCGCGCGCGGCTTCTCCATCTTCGACGCCACCTGCCCGCTGGTGACCAAGGTGCATGTCGAGGTCGCCAAGCTGGCTAAAGAAGGCTACGAGTTCATCATGATCGGCCACAAGGGCCACCCCGAGGTCGAGGGCACGATGGGCCAGCTCGATCACGGCATCCACCTCGTCGAGGATGTGGCCGACGTGGCGCGCGTGCAGCCCGCGCAGACCGAGAAGCTCGCCGTGGTCACGCAGACCACGCTCTCCGTGGACGACGCGGCCGAGATCACCGCCGCGGTGCGCGCGCGCTTTCCGAGCATCCGCGAGCCCAAGCAGCAGGACATCTGCTACGCCACGCAGAACCGCCAGGATGCGGTCAAGCTGCTCAGCCCCCAGGTGGACCTGGTGGTCGTGGTCGGCAGCCCGACGAGCAGCAACAGCAACCGCCTGCGCGAGCTGGCCGAGCGCCTGGGCACGCCCGCCTATATGGTCGATTCGGCCGACGAGCTGCGCGCCGAGTGGTTCGACAACATCGCGCGCGTGGGCCTGACGGCCGGCGCCTCGGCGCCCGAGGTGCTGGTGCAGGCCGTGATCGCGCGCATCAAGGAGCTGGGCGCGGTCTCGGTGCGCAAGATGAGCGGCATAGAGGAGACGCTGAAGTTCCCCCTGCCCAAGGGCCTGAAGCTCGACCCGACCACCGGCGGGCCGGTGGCAGGGGAGACCGCCTGA
- a CDS encoding FKBP-type peptidyl-prolyl cis-trans isomerase has product MTTDTTTAATGLPTVQQGSFLTLHYRLAGPAGTVINTFEGKPATLSVGTGELSPALEQRLIGLTEGARATFELAAGEAFGERNPDMQQWVARKLLDELGDPDEDYSVGDVVEFPTPDGMGKYAGVALQVRDDGAVRFDFNHPLAGVPVTFEVQLIGVL; this is encoded by the coding sequence ATGACCACAGACACCACCACCGCCGCCACCGGCCTGCCCACCGTGCAGCAGGGGTCCTTTCTCACGCTGCACTACCGCCTGGCCGGCCCGGCGGGCACCGTGATCAACACCTTCGAGGGCAAGCCCGCCACGCTGTCGGTGGGCACGGGCGAGCTCTCGCCGGCGCTCGAGCAGCGCCTGATCGGCCTGACTGAAGGAGCACGCGCGACCTTCGAGCTCGCCGCGGGCGAGGCCTTTGGCGAGCGCAACCCCGACATGCAGCAATGGGTGGCGCGCAAGCTGCTCGACGAGTTGGGCGACCCCGACGAGGACTACAGCGTGGGCGACGTGGTGGAGTTCCCCACGCCCGACGGCATGGGCAAGTACGCCGGCGTGGCGCTGCAGGTGAGGGACGACGGCGCGGTGCGCTTTGACTTCAACCACCCGCTGGCGGGCGTGCCCGTGACGTTCGAGGTGCAGCTCATCGGTGTGCTCTGA
- the radC gene encoding DNA repair protein RadC, whose protein sequence is MPLKDLPQDAQPREKLLSRGPAALSDAELLAILLRTGMAGKGVLQLAQELLAPPVLDERGRITGGGFDGMAGLLHAGAADLARIKGLGPAKRAELVAVLELARRALAQQLRERTLFDSPDAVKHYLQLHLAARAHEVFAVLMLDSQNRLIAMEELFRGTLTQTSVYPREVVLRALHHQAAAVVLAHNHPSGSVQPSRADEALTQTLKAALALVDVRVLDHVIVAPGAALSMAEQGLV, encoded by the coding sequence ATGCCCCTCAAAGACCTGCCCCAGGACGCCCAGCCCCGCGAGAAGCTGCTCTCACGCGGCCCCGCCGCGCTGTCCGACGCCGAGCTGCTGGCCATCCTGCTGCGCACCGGCATGGCCGGCAAGGGCGTGCTGCAGCTGGCCCAGGAGCTGCTGGCCCCGCCCGTGCTCGACGAGCGCGGCCGCATCACGGGCGGTGGCTTTGACGGCATGGCGGGCCTGCTGCATGCCGGCGCCGCGGACCTGGCGCGCATCAAGGGCCTGGGCCCGGCCAAGCGCGCCGAGCTCGTCGCGGTGCTGGAGCTCGCGCGCCGCGCCCTGGCCCAGCAGCTGCGCGAGCGCACGCTGTTCGACAGCCCCGACGCCGTCAAGCATTACCTGCAGCTGCACCTGGCGGCGCGCGCGCACGAGGTGTTTGCCGTGCTGATGCTCGACAGCCAGAACCGGCTCATCGCCATGGAGGAGCTGTTTCGCGGCACGCTCACGCAGACCAGCGTCTACCCGCGCGAGGTGGTGCTGCGCGCCCTGCACCACCAGGCCGCGGCCGTGGTGCTGGCGCACAACCACCCCAGCGGCAGCGTGCAGCCCAGCCGCGCCGACGAGGCCCTGACCCAGACCCTCAAGGCCGCGCTGGCCCTGGTGGACGTGCGCGTGCTCGACCATGTCATCGTCGCGCCGGGCGCGGCCCTGTCCATGGCCGAGCAGGGGCTGGTGTGA
- a CDS encoding esterase-like activity of phytase family protein translates to MPRWAWVTLLALAGCAVPHTPPAPPAPGTMPAPALRLIGVAEIPPGTEYGGTTLGGLSGIDYDAGRDEYLVISDARQPHVYTARLNYGAHGLATPQFTGVHALLHTSGQPFAPWWRPRADMDRPDAEAVRWLPGAQGFLWTSEGDFGHNLGRNFGPQLRQARADASPVRALPLPESFTPARKTGPRGNGTLEGLALSPDGQSAWLAMELPWKQDGDRATPTSAGAPVRITQIDIASGRALRQIAYAPDPVPRTRRLPGPQINGVSEILADGPDHLLVLERDYSAGAGFGARLYRIDTRAASDTLTLPTLTPGNHRPAPKTLVADLAKLGLTPDNIEGMTWGAPLKEGAQGSGCVLVFVSDDNFNPAQVTQFIAAEYLPPRAGHGRCGTNGAPP, encoded by the coding sequence ATGCCGCGCTGGGCCTGGGTCACGCTGCTGGCGCTCGCCGGCTGCGCCGTGCCGCACACCCCACCGGCGCCGCCGGCCCCGGGCACCATGCCGGCGCCCGCGCTGCGCCTGATCGGCGTGGCCGAGATCCCTCCAGGCACGGAGTACGGCGGCACCACGCTGGGCGGACTCTCGGGCATCGACTACGACGCAGGCCGCGACGAATACCTCGTCATCAGCGACGCGCGCCAGCCCCATGTCTACACCGCCCGCCTGAACTACGGCGCGCACGGCCTGGCCACGCCGCAGTTCACCGGCGTGCACGCGCTGCTGCACACGAGCGGCCAGCCGTTTGCGCCCTGGTGGCGCCCGCGCGCCGACATGGACCGCCCCGACGCCGAGGCCGTGCGCTGGCTGCCCGGCGCCCAGGGCTTTCTGTGGACCAGCGAGGGCGACTTTGGCCACAACCTTGGCCGCAACTTCGGCCCGCAGCTGCGCCAGGCCCGCGCCGACGCCAGCCCCGTGCGCGCCCTGCCCCTGCCCGAGAGCTTCACGCCCGCGCGCAAGACCGGCCCACGCGGCAACGGCACGCTCGAGGGCCTGGCCCTGTCCCCCGACGGCCAGAGCGCCTGGCTGGCCATGGAGCTGCCCTGGAAGCAGGACGGCGACCGGGCCACGCCCACGAGCGCCGGCGCGCCCGTGCGCATCACGCAGATCGACATCGCGAGCGGCCGGGCCCTGCGCCAGATCGCCTACGCGCCCGACCCCGTGCCGCGCACGCGCCGCCTGCCCGGCCCGCAGATCAACGGCGTGAGCGAAATCCTGGCCGACGGGCCCGACCACCTGCTTGTGCTCGAGCGCGACTACAGCGCCGGCGCGGGCTTTGGCGCGCGCCTGTACCGCATAGACACGCGCGCGGCCAGCGACACCCTGACCCTGCCCACCCTCACGCCCGGCAACCACCGCCCCGCGCCCAAGACCCTGGTGGCCGACCTCGCAAAGCTCGGCCTCACGCCCGACAACATCGAGGGCATGACCTGGGGCGCGCCGCTCAAGGAGGGCGCCCAGGGCAGCGGCTGCGTACTGGTGTTCGTGAGCGACGACAACTTCAACCCCGCCCAGGTCACACAGTTCATCGCCGCCGAATACCTGCCCCCGCGCGCCGGGCATGGGCGCTGCGGTACAAACGGCGCGCCGCCATGA
- a CDS encoding Smr/MutS family protein → MNAPLTARSFAELKPLRRALQEAAAQAAERERQRQEAERRARAERHLFADAVGAVLPLKGQAERHWHQPRPPEPQPVQRALDEQSVLRESLSDDFDVSTLLDVDDQLSFRRPGMGLDVTRRLRAGHWSIQRQLDLHGLRRDEAREALGEFIRLAHRTGLRCVRIVHGKGLGSPGRTPVLKGRVQAWLVQKKEVLAFVQARAADGGAGALVVLLAPGRRLGG, encoded by the coding sequence ATGAACGCGCCCCTCACCGCCCGATCCTTCGCCGAACTCAAGCCCCTGCGCCGCGCCCTGCAGGAGGCCGCCGCCCAGGCCGCCGAACGCGAGCGCCAGCGGCAGGAGGCCGAACGCCGCGCGCGCGCCGAGCGCCATCTGTTTGCCGACGCCGTGGGCGCCGTGCTGCCGCTCAAGGGCCAGGCCGAACGCCACTGGCACCAGCCCAGGCCGCCCGAGCCCCAGCCCGTGCAGCGCGCGCTCGACGAGCAAAGCGTGCTGCGCGAATCGCTGAGCGACGACTTCGACGTGAGCACGCTGCTCGACGTGGACGATCAGCTGAGTTTTCGCCGCCCCGGCATGGGCCTGGACGTCACGCGCCGCCTGCGCGCCGGCCACTGGAGCATCCAGCGCCAGCTGGACCTGCACGGCCTGCGCCGCGACGAGGCGCGCGAGGCCCTGGGCGAATTCATCCGGCTGGCGCACCGCACGGGCCTGCGCTGCGTGCGCATCGTGCACGGCAAGGGCCTGGGCTCGCCGGGCAGAACCCCCGTGCTCAAGGGCCGCGTACAGGCCTGGCTGGTGCAGAAAAAGGAGGTGCTGGCCTTCGTCCAGGCCCGCGCGGCCGACGGCGGCGCGGGCGCGCTGGTGGTACTGCTGGCGCCGGGGCGACGGCTGGGTGGCTGA